From the Aggregicoccus sp. 17bor-14 genome, one window contains:
- a CDS encoding TonB-dependent receptor: protein MGLDLHTAALLALLAPSLALAQTSPDAGGSPSAQAASPQTPDGGATPAPERGATPAQDTGLTVAPDSSAPLPAPAEPPEAPASAAKEPAPLETVVRAARPYTAASSSTVRDRDFLLRPHPRPVDILQVVPGLYTNQHAGGGKANQYFLRGFDADHGTDVALSVDGVPVNLVSHGHGQGYADLNWIIPEVVQRVDVAKGPYFASLGDFATAGAVNLVARDAQEQSQLTLGGGSFRTYRALGLFSPELGEWKPLLAAQVYGTNGPFDSPERLKRYSLFGKLTRQLPGGAQLSLAVTSYGSGWNASGQIPLREVEAGRLSRFGTLDPDEGGNSQRHSVYAQYRARTDGGGEVQALAYLVQYRLNLYSNFTFFSRDPVNGDMIEQYDARTLAGFHASYRFAHELGSVRLETTVGAQLRSDTVDNGLYDAKARERLSPGVLAHVREGSLGAYAQEDVTFTRWLRLVAGLRADYFGFSVDDRLEDLGGLGTKSSGVRQASQLSPKASLVVSALPETELYLNYGDGFHSNDARGVVREPDAVTPLTRARGYEVGARTRLFDRLDLAGSLFLLDLDSELVWVGDEGGTEARGPTRRRGLEGEARLRLLSWLYADADVTVSRATYVQNAGNANAVALAPTFILQGGLSARHPSGVYGRLGALHLADRPATEDRFLTAEGFTRVDATLGYRARRFELSLAVQNLLDTPWREAQFANVSRLPSETGPESCPAGTRPAGEPGAFEGCEDLHFTPGAPLNAQLAVSLFF from the coding sequence ATGGGACTGGATCTCCACACGGCCGCGCTGCTGGCCCTCCTCGCACCGAGCCTGGCGCTCGCGCAGACATCTCCTGATGCGGGCGGCTCGCCCTCCGCGCAGGCGGCGTCACCGCAGACACCGGACGGCGGAGCCACGCCGGCACCCGAGCGCGGCGCGACGCCAGCGCAGGACACGGGCCTCACGGTCGCCCCCGACAGCAGCGCGCCGCTGCCCGCTCCGGCTGAGCCTCCCGAAGCACCCGCGTCCGCGGCGAAGGAGCCCGCGCCGCTGGAGACCGTGGTGCGCGCCGCGCGCCCCTACACCGCCGCGAGCAGCAGCACGGTGCGCGACCGCGACTTCCTGCTGCGCCCGCACCCGCGGCCGGTGGACATCCTGCAGGTGGTGCCCGGGCTCTACACGAACCAGCACGCGGGCGGCGGCAAGGCGAACCAGTACTTCCTGCGCGGCTTCGACGCGGACCACGGCACGGACGTGGCGCTCTCGGTGGACGGGGTTCCGGTGAACCTCGTGAGCCACGGCCACGGCCAGGGCTACGCGGACCTCAACTGGATCATCCCCGAGGTGGTGCAGCGGGTGGACGTGGCCAAGGGCCCGTACTTCGCGAGCCTCGGGGACTTCGCCACCGCGGGCGCGGTGAACCTGGTGGCGCGCGACGCGCAGGAGCAGAGCCAGCTCACGCTCGGCGGCGGCAGCTTCCGTACCTACCGCGCGCTGGGGCTGTTCTCGCCGGAGCTCGGCGAGTGGAAGCCGCTGCTCGCCGCGCAGGTGTACGGGACGAACGGCCCCTTCGACAGCCCCGAGCGCCTGAAGCGCTACAGCCTCTTCGGCAAGCTCACGCGGCAGCTGCCCGGTGGCGCGCAGCTCTCGCTCGCGGTCACCTCGTACGGCAGCGGGTGGAACGCCAGCGGGCAGATTCCCCTGCGTGAGGTGGAGGCGGGGCGGCTCTCGCGCTTCGGCACCCTGGACCCGGACGAGGGCGGCAACTCGCAGCGCCACAGCGTGTACGCCCAGTACCGCGCCCGCACGGACGGCGGCGGCGAGGTGCAGGCGCTCGCGTACCTGGTGCAGTACCGGCTCAACCTCTACAGCAACTTCACCTTCTTCAGCCGCGACCCGGTCAACGGCGACATGATCGAGCAGTACGACGCGCGCACCCTCGCGGGCTTCCACGCGAGCTACCGCTTCGCGCACGAGCTGGGCAGCGTGCGGCTGGAGACCACCGTGGGCGCGCAGCTGCGCTCGGACACGGTGGACAACGGCCTCTACGACGCGAAGGCGCGCGAGCGCCTCTCGCCCGGGGTGCTCGCCCACGTGCGCGAGGGGAGCCTTGGCGCGTACGCCCAGGAGGACGTGACCTTCACCCGCTGGCTGCGCCTGGTGGCCGGCCTGCGCGCGGACTACTTCGGCTTCTCGGTGGACGACCGGCTCGAGGACCTGGGCGGCCTGGGGACGAAGAGCTCCGGCGTCCGGCAGGCCTCGCAGCTCAGCCCCAAGGCGAGCCTCGTGGTGAGCGCGCTCCCGGAGACGGAGCTGTACCTGAACTACGGAGACGGCTTTCACTCCAACGACGCGCGCGGCGTGGTGCGCGAGCCGGACGCGGTGACGCCGCTCACCCGGGCGCGCGGCTACGAGGTGGGCGCGCGCACGCGCCTCTTCGACCGGCTGGACCTGGCCGGCAGCCTCTTCCTGCTGGACCTGGACAGCGAGCTCGTCTGGGTGGGAGACGAGGGCGGGACGGAAGCGCGCGGCCCCACGCGCCGGCGCGGCCTGGAGGGCGAGGCGCGCCTGCGGCTGCTCTCCTGGCTCTACGCGGACGCGGACGTGACGGTGTCGCGCGCGACGTACGTGCAGAACGCGGGCAACGCGAACGCGGTGGCGCTCGCCCCCACCTTCATCCTCCAGGGCGGGCTCTCCGCGCGCCACCCCAGCGGAGTGTACGGGCGCCTCGGCGCGCTGCACCTCGCGGACCGCCCGGCCACAGAGGACCGCTTCCTCACCGCCGAGGGCTTCACCCGCGTGGACGCCACGCTCGGCTACCGCGCGCGCCGCTTCGAGCTGAGCCTCGCGGTACAGAACCTGCTCGATACGCCGTGGCGCGAGGCGCAGTTCGCCAACGTGTCCCGGCTGCCCAGCGAGACCGGCCCCGAGAGCTGCCCAGCGGGCACGCGCCCCGCCGGCGAGCCGGGCGCCTTCGAGGGCTGCGAGGACCTTCACTTCACTCCCGGCGCGCCCCTCAACGCCCAGCTCGCGGTGAGCCTCTTCTTCTAG
- a CDS encoding CBS domain-containing protein produces the protein MKLSEVMTRDVQIANPDDTLAEAALRMTDHEVGALPVCNGRKVLGMITDRDLVVRGIARHLDPETTQVQRCMSEGVLWCFEDEDVQEAARKMAEQQVRRLIVVDRDKNLVGMVALADVARSADERVSGSALEGISEPSLSAH, from the coding sequence ATGAAGCTGAGCGAGGTGATGACCCGCGACGTGCAGATCGCCAACCCGGACGACACGCTGGCGGAGGCGGCGCTGCGGATGACGGACCACGAGGTGGGCGCGCTGCCGGTGTGCAACGGCCGCAAGGTGCTGGGGATGATCACCGACCGCGACCTCGTGGTGCGCGGCATCGCCCGTCACCTCGACCCCGAGACCACCCAGGTGCAGCGCTGCATGAGCGAGGGCGTGCTCTGGTGCTTCGAGGACGAGGACGTGCAGGAGGCCGCGCGCAAGATGGCCGAGCAGCAGGTGCGCCGGCTCATCGTGGTGGACCGCGACAAGAACCTCGTGGGCATGGTGGCGCTCGCGGACGTGGCGCGCAGCGCGGACGAGCGCGTGAGCGGCAGCGCGCTCGAGGGCATCAGCGAGCCCTCGCTCTCGGCGCACTAG
- a CDS encoding HdeD family acid-resistance protein, with amino-acid sequence MEPNRAEREAAALSAVHEELLRHRGWFWALGLLLLVVGFWALRSSMATTLLSVLLLGWSLVIGGVAEVVHAFGARRSSGFTLHLLSGVLGAVVGLLVLRTPVGSALTLSLLAVGWFASSGLFRVVASLLNRQNGWLWETLNGAVSLVLAALVWRQLPGSALWLIGTFVGVELVFRGAAWIAFAIGLKDLEPEHARSA; translated from the coding sequence ATGGAACCGAACCGTGCGGAGCGCGAGGCCGCGGCGTTGAGCGCGGTGCACGAGGAGCTGTTGCGCCACCGGGGCTGGTTCTGGGCGCTCGGGCTGCTGCTGCTGGTGGTGGGCTTCTGGGCGCTCCGCTCCTCGATGGCCACCACCCTGCTCTCGGTGCTGCTGCTCGGCTGGTCGCTGGTCATCGGCGGCGTGGCGGAGGTGGTGCACGCCTTCGGGGCGCGCCGCTCCAGCGGCTTCACGCTGCACCTGCTCTCCGGCGTGCTGGGGGCCGTGGTGGGGCTGCTGGTGCTGCGCACGCCGGTGGGCAGCGCGCTCACGCTCTCGCTGCTCGCGGTGGGCTGGTTCGCCTCCTCGGGGCTGTTCCGCGTGGTGGCGTCGCTGCTCAACCGTCAGAACGGCTGGCTGTGGGAGACCTTGAACGGCGCGGTCTCGCTCGTGCTGGCCGCGCTGGTGTGGCGTCAGCTGCCCGGCTCGGCGCTGTGGCTCATCGGCACCTTCGTGGGCGTCGAGCTCGTCTTCCGCGGGGCTGCGTGGATTGCCTTCGCCATCGGGCTCAAGGACCTGGAGCCCGAGCACGCCCGGTCGGCGTAG
- a CDS encoding PAS domain S-box protein, translating to MDDHPAQRYLLTNVLRRAGFAPREASTGEEALRLALAEPPDLVLLDVKLPDIPGFEVSRRLRAHPATAHVPIVQMSAAFTTSTDRVHGLQGGADTFLVAPVDPDELVATLSTVLRRQSVSQERARQLEAERSARAELEALNAALAGQARILENVRDSVIVTDLEGRITHWNVGAEALFGYTADEVLGHTPALLYPEQDLSSLPEDLSRILHGEDYRGEWKGRHRDGRELWVDVRTTLLRGPGGAPAGFVGVGKDITERRRAEQERDRFFVLSQELLCIADLATGVVRRVNPAWERLLGYAPAALVGQRLRELEHPEDQAAAAEELARLGQGQSTARFECRFRHADGSYRWVSWNAAPDVEAGVLYAAGRDVTEQRRQAEAERRRAEFEQQLIGIVSHDLRNPIAAISLSAATLLSREGLDERQRRVAGRVLSSAERANRLVRDLLDFTRARMGSGIPITRASVDLHALTQQVVDELQVTHPGRALHVHQEGEATLLLDADRAAQVIANLVGNALQHGAADSGVQVCTRGLADEVLLEVHNRGRPIPGADLPYLFEPMRRGSDAGEDAGAAGKSVGLGLYIAQQIALAHGGRVEVQSSEAGGTLFRVHWPRRAP from the coding sequence GTGGACGACCACCCCGCGCAGCGCTACCTGCTGACGAACGTGCTGCGGCGCGCAGGCTTCGCGCCGCGCGAGGCGAGCACCGGCGAGGAGGCGCTGCGGCTCGCGCTCGCGGAGCCGCCGGACCTCGTGCTGCTGGACGTGAAGCTGCCGGACATCCCGGGCTTCGAGGTGAGCCGCCGGCTGCGCGCGCACCCGGCCACCGCGCACGTGCCCATCGTGCAGATGTCCGCCGCCTTCACCACCAGCACGGACCGCGTGCACGGGCTGCAGGGCGGCGCGGACACCTTCCTCGTGGCGCCGGTGGACCCGGACGAGCTGGTGGCCACGCTGAGCACGGTGCTGCGCCGGCAGTCCGTCTCGCAGGAGCGCGCGCGGCAGCTCGAGGCCGAGCGCAGCGCGCGCGCGGAGCTGGAGGCGCTGAACGCGGCGCTCGCGGGCCAGGCGCGCATCCTGGAGAACGTGCGCGACAGCGTCATCGTCACCGACCTGGAGGGGCGCATCACCCACTGGAACGTGGGCGCCGAGGCGCTGTTCGGCTACACGGCGGACGAGGTGCTGGGCCACACCCCGGCGCTGCTCTACCCGGAGCAGGACCTGAGCAGCTTGCCCGAGGACCTCTCGCGCATCCTGCACGGCGAGGACTACCGGGGCGAGTGGAAGGGGCGGCACCGCGACGGGCGCGAGCTCTGGGTGGACGTGCGCACCACGCTCTTGCGCGGCCCCGGCGGCGCGCCCGCGGGCTTCGTGGGCGTGGGCAAGGACATCACCGAGCGCCGGCGCGCGGAGCAGGAGCGCGATCGCTTCTTCGTCCTCTCGCAGGAGCTGCTGTGCATCGCGGACCTGGCCACCGGTGTGGTGCGGCGCGTGAACCCCGCCTGGGAGCGGCTGCTGGGCTACGCGCCCGCGGCGCTGGTGGGCCAGCGCCTGCGCGAGCTGGAGCACCCGGAGGACCAGGCGGCGGCGGCCGAGGAGCTCGCGCGGCTCGGCCAGGGGCAGTCCACCGCGCGCTTCGAGTGCCGCTTCCGGCACGCGGACGGCAGCTACCGCTGGGTGTCGTGGAACGCGGCGCCGGACGTGGAGGCGGGGGTGCTGTACGCGGCCGGGCGCGACGTCACCGAGCAGCGCCGCCAGGCGGAGGCCGAGCGGCGGCGCGCCGAGTTCGAGCAGCAGCTCATCGGCATCGTGAGCCACGACCTGCGCAACCCCATCGCCGCCATCAGCCTCTCCGCCGCCACGCTGCTCTCGCGCGAGGGGCTGGACGAGCGGCAGCGGCGCGTCGCGGGCCGCGTGCTCAGCTCCGCGGAGCGCGCGAACCGCCTGGTGCGCGACCTGCTGGACTTCACCCGCGCGCGCATGGGCAGCGGCATCCCCATCACCCGCGCGAGCGTGGACCTGCACGCGCTCACCCAGCAGGTGGTGGACGAGCTGCAGGTGACGCACCCGGGACGCGCGCTGCACGTGCACCAGGAGGGCGAGGCCACGCTGCTGCTCGATGCGGACCGCGCCGCGCAGGTCATCGCCAACCTGGTGGGCAACGCCCTGCAGCACGGGGCGGCGGACAGCGGGGTGCAGGTGTGCACGCGCGGGCTCGCGGACGAGGTGCTGCTCGAGGTGCACAACCGCGGCCGGCCCATCCCGGGCGCGGACCTGCCCTACCTCTTCGAGCCGATGCGCCGCGGCAGCGACGCGGGGGAGGACGCGGGCGCGGCGGGCAAGAGCGTGGGGCTGGGGCTCTACATCGCGCAGCAGATCGCGCTCGCGCACGGCGGCCGCGTGGAGGTGCAGTCCAGCGAGGCCGGGGGCACCCTGTTCCGCGTGCACTGGCCTCGCCGCGCGCCGTAG
- a CDS encoding S41 family peptidase: protein MFPLAAAAGLALAAAPAPASSPWSQLAQQDVRAMHRIIQESHPGPVDAENPGFRVWLEQGYREALARAARARSFGAYAAALQRYAAGFRDGHLQLGLLLEPTHARWPGFLVALRQGRYVVASVEEGAQGLPPLGAELASCDGVPAAQLFERTVWPRVTGPDVEGKRMAMTPLLLQDEGDPEVQPPRACELRVAGEAAPRQVTLAYRDASPEKLWERTRAAGFGPPPGFGECPFGAGGRWVSIPAFWPVQGEQTLAALRKLVADAPTWREAPVLVLDVRGNTGGSSLWGDNLLKGLYGEALYKARVEEDPAAKAQYVDWRVSRGNLDHVAFLVDYVSREQGKDAPFVGTLQRLRQGMQGALARRQPFFHLPEEAPQAGASSPAPAAPPPSSPLKGRVFLLTDGRCASACLDFMDSALALGATHVGLPTSADSVYMEVRTEALPSGAAQLGIPVKVYRGRPRGHNVPYVPRFRYDGDMADGAALERWVLGLAGAAAAPAH from the coding sequence ATGTTCCCGCTCGCCGCCGCGGCCGGGCTCGCGCTCGCCGCAGCCCCCGCACCCGCTTCGTCCCCCTGGTCCCAGCTCGCGCAGCAGGACGTGCGCGCCATGCACCGCATCATCCAGGAGAGCCACCCGGGGCCGGTGGACGCCGAGAACCCCGGCTTCAGGGTATGGCTCGAGCAGGGCTACCGCGAGGCGCTCGCGCGCGCGGCCCGCGCCCGCAGCTTCGGCGCCTACGCGGCGGCGCTGCAGCGCTACGCGGCGGGCTTTCGCGACGGGCACCTGCAGCTGGGGCTGCTGCTGGAGCCCACGCACGCGCGCTGGCCCGGCTTCCTGGTGGCGCTGCGCCAGGGGCGCTACGTGGTGGCTTCCGTGGAGGAGGGCGCACAGGGGCTGCCGCCGCTGGGCGCGGAGCTCGCCTCCTGCGACGGCGTGCCCGCCGCGCAGCTCTTCGAGCGCACGGTGTGGCCGCGCGTGACGGGGCCGGACGTGGAGGGCAAGCGCATGGCGATGACGCCGCTGCTGCTGCAGGACGAGGGGGACCCCGAGGTGCAGCCGCCGCGGGCCTGCGAGCTGCGCGTGGCCGGGGAGGCCGCGCCGCGCCAGGTGACGCTCGCCTACCGCGACGCCTCGCCGGAGAAGCTGTGGGAGCGCACGCGGGCGGCCGGCTTCGGCCCGCCGCCCGGGTTCGGCGAGTGCCCCTTCGGCGCGGGCGGCCGCTGGGTGTCCATCCCCGCTTTCTGGCCGGTGCAGGGCGAGCAGACGCTCGCGGCGCTGCGCAAGCTGGTGGCGGACGCGCCCACCTGGCGCGAGGCGCCGGTGCTGGTGCTGGACGTGCGCGGCAACACCGGCGGCTCCTCGCTGTGGGGCGACAACCTGCTCAAGGGGCTCTACGGCGAGGCCCTCTACAAGGCGCGCGTGGAGGAGGACCCGGCGGCGAAGGCCCAGTACGTGGACTGGCGCGTGTCCCGCGGGAACCTGGACCACGTGGCCTTCCTCGTGGACTACGTCTCGCGCGAGCAGGGAAAGGACGCGCCCTTCGTGGGCACCCTGCAGCGCCTGCGGCAGGGGATGCAGGGAGCGCTCGCGCGCAGGCAGCCCTTCTTCCACCTGCCGGAGGAGGCGCCGCAGGCGGGGGCGTCGTCCCCTGCGCCCGCCGCGCCGCCGCCGTCCAGCCCGCTGAAGGGCCGCGTCTTCCTCCTCACCGACGGGCGCTGCGCGAGCGCGTGCCTGGACTTCATGGACTCGGCGCTCGCCCTGGGCGCCACGCACGTGGGGCTGCCCACCAGCGCGGACAGCGTCTACATGGAGGTGCGCACCGAGGCGCTGCCCAGCGGCGCCGCGCAGCTGGGCATCCCGGTGAAGGTGTACCGGGGGCGCCCGCGCGGGCACAACGTGCCGTACGTGCCGCGCTTCCGCTACGACGGGGACATGGCGGACGGCGCCGCCCTCGAGCGCTGGGTGCTGGGGCTCGCCGGCGCCGCCGCGGCGCCGGCCCACTGA
- a CDS encoding sensor histidine kinase → MPQPAPLEQREQPPRRTARARLPIVLLWGLGAGALGLLLNRVELTLVPAVQLIFGPLPVLAAAVLLGPVGGGLAGGLAGLTTFLMWKHPWAWLGMALEGAAVGALSRRVRPLPAVFLYWLFGAPYILLAYHFGAGVPLVDAGVVALKQGFNSLLAMLIVYVPLLLPVVRRQVRPWLPAPLRQMRLAGTLSAALMLGTVLPLVAVGAAEGRSRYAAERRRLDEQNLASARIVADTVGRSLAAAQRSATILTGVLEDELAREGRLPEPARLQGLLARWVDNTPSLTGAYVGDAQGRVLARYPPISDQGLEGLQYADRDYFRELQRTHRPALTGVFVGRTVPGPVVAAVAPVLQGGRLVGYVALGLDVRTLAQLARARILEGQRARLVDPRGFIVVDSAGAPAAEGGVGPAGALTTVRNLPLGAALARAQPGRPAEYSAEAGAITLRRVRASSAFALEPLPQLGWQVVVEQPLGFLDRAALTAYAALLVILGLALLGMAVGARALSRVLARPLEAVSDAAQRLARGERSARAGGDAAQGSLELARLGAAFDAMADQLGSQLEALERARRERDQFLSVASHELKTPLATLKAQVQLLQRRLPESEAQTVPRLVRQLDRITRLVNLMLDVSELESGRLRLERRPFALDGAVRDAAERRLAGSPLHLLRLRLQPVSLTGDAPRLEQLVHNLVDNAVKFSPEGGAVEVSLEVQDGAGAPEAVLSVADRGVGLEAQGEALLQRFPGGQQRSVARVAGLGVGLFFCREVAERHGGRIQVSPRAGGGTRATVWLPLAPPAPEGAATV, encoded by the coding sequence ATGCCGCAGCCGGCACCTCTGGAGCAGCGGGAGCAGCCGCCGCGGCGCACGGCGCGCGCGCGGCTGCCCATCGTGCTCCTCTGGGGGCTGGGCGCGGGAGCGCTCGGCCTGCTGCTCAACCGCGTGGAGCTCACCCTGGTGCCCGCGGTGCAACTCATCTTCGGCCCGCTGCCGGTGCTCGCGGCGGCGGTGCTGCTGGGGCCGGTGGGCGGCGGGCTCGCGGGCGGGCTCGCCGGCCTCACCACCTTCCTCATGTGGAAGCACCCCTGGGCCTGGCTGGGGATGGCGCTGGAGGGGGCGGCGGTGGGCGCGCTCTCGCGCCGGGTGCGGCCGCTGCCGGCGGTGTTCCTCTACTGGCTCTTCGGCGCGCCCTACATCCTGCTCGCCTACCACTTCGGCGCCGGGGTGCCGCTCGTGGACGCGGGCGTGGTGGCGCTCAAGCAGGGCTTCAACAGCCTGCTCGCGATGCTCATCGTGTACGTGCCCCTGCTGCTGCCGGTGGTGCGAAGGCAGGTGCGCCCCTGGCTTCCCGCGCCGCTGCGCCAGATGCGGCTCGCCGGCACGCTCTCGGCCGCGCTGATGCTGGGCACGGTGCTGCCGCTGGTGGCGGTGGGCGCGGCCGAGGGGCGCTCGCGCTACGCCGCGGAGCGCCGGCGCCTGGACGAGCAGAACCTGGCGAGCGCGCGCATCGTGGCGGACACCGTGGGGCGCTCGCTCGCGGCCGCCCAGCGCAGCGCCACCATCCTCACCGGCGTGCTCGAGGACGAGCTCGCGCGCGAGGGGCGGCTGCCGGAGCCCGCCCGGCTGCAGGGGCTGCTCGCGCGCTGGGTGGACAACACGCCCAGCCTCACCGGCGCCTACGTGGGGGACGCGCAGGGCCGCGTGCTCGCGCGCTACCCGCCCATCTCGGACCAGGGGCTGGAGGGTCTGCAGTACGCGGACCGCGACTACTTCCGCGAGCTGCAGCGCACGCACCGCCCGGCGCTCACGGGCGTGTTCGTGGGGCGCACCGTGCCGGGGCCGGTGGTGGCCGCGGTGGCGCCGGTGCTGCAGGGCGGGAGGCTGGTGGGCTACGTGGCGCTGGGGCTGGACGTGCGCACGCTCGCGCAGCTCGCCCGCGCGCGCATCCTCGAGGGCCAGCGGGCGCGGCTGGTGGACCCGCGCGGCTTCATCGTCGTGGACAGCGCGGGGGCGCCGGCGGCCGAGGGCGGGGTGGGGCCGGCGGGCGCGCTCACCACCGTGCGCAACCTGCCGCTCGGCGCGGCGCTCGCGCGCGCGCAGCCGGGCCGGCCGGCGGAGTACAGCGCGGAGGCGGGCGCCATCACCCTGCGCCGCGTGCGCGCGAGCAGCGCCTTCGCGCTCGAGCCCCTGCCGCAGCTGGGCTGGCAGGTGGTGGTGGAGCAGCCGCTGGGCTTCCTGGACCGCGCGGCGCTCACGGCCTACGCAGCGCTGCTCGTCATCCTCGGGCTCGCGCTGCTCGGGATGGCGGTGGGCGCGCGCGCCCTCTCGCGTGTGCTCGCGCGCCCGCTGGAGGCCGTGTCCGACGCGGCGCAGCGGCTCGCGCGCGGGGAGCGCTCGGCGCGCGCCGGGGGCGATGCGGCGCAGGGCTCGCTCGAGCTCGCGCGGCTGGGCGCCGCCTTCGACGCGATGGCGGACCAGCTGGGCAGCCAGCTGGAGGCGCTCGAGCGCGCGCGCCGCGAGCGCGACCAGTTCCTCAGCGTGGCGAGCCACGAGCTCAAGACGCCGCTCGCCACGCTCAAGGCGCAGGTGCAGCTGCTGCAGCGCCGGCTCCCGGAGAGCGAGGCGCAGACGGTGCCGCGGCTGGTGCGCCAGCTGGACCGCATCACCCGGCTGGTGAACCTGATGCTGGACGTGTCCGAGCTGGAGAGCGGGCGGCTGCGGCTCGAGCGCCGCCCCTTCGCGCTGGACGGCGCGGTGCGCGACGCCGCGGAGCGCCGGCTCGCGGGCTCGCCCCTGCACCTGCTGCGGCTGCGGCTGCAGCCGGTGAGCCTCACGGGGGACGCGCCCCGGCTCGAGCAGCTGGTGCACAACCTGGTGGACAACGCGGTGAAGTTCAGCCCCGAGGGCGGCGCGGTGGAGGTGTCGCTCGAGGTGCAGGACGGCGCGGGCGCGCCCGAGGCGGTGCTCAGCGTGGCGGACCGGGGCGTGGGCCTGGAGGCGCAGGGCGAGGCGCTGCTGCAGCGCTTTCCCGGAGGCCAGCAGCGCAGCGTGGCGCGCGTGGCGGGGCTGGGGGTGGGGCTCTTCTTCTGCCGCGAGGTGGCCGAGCGCCACGGCGGCCGCATCCAGGTGAGCCCGCGCGCGGGCGGGGGCACGCGGGCCACGGTGTGGCTGCCGCTCGCACCGCCCGCGCCGGAGGGCGCCGCGACCGTCTGA
- the aqpZ gene encoding aquaporin Z — MAPPTADARSEALTSRRLASEALGTFLLVLGGCGSAAISALFPRAGIGFAGVALAFGLTVLAGAYAFGPLSGAHFNPAVTVGLAVGGRFAWREVPGYVAAQLLGALAASFVLVLILKGQPGGYDPGVQGLAANGYGAHSPGNYSLGAGLLAEVVLTFLFVSVILGCTSARGASGFAGIPIGLCLTLVHLVGIPVTNVSVNPARSTGPAVFVGGWALQQLWMFWVAPLAGAVLAGALAVWLHAERPQKVVTRAETQVPLPEPTRAPA; from the coding sequence ATGGCCCCTCCAACTGCGGACGCCCGAAGCGAAGCCCTCACCTCCCGCCGCCTCGCCTCCGAGGCGCTGGGCACCTTCCTGCTCGTGCTGGGAGGCTGCGGCAGCGCGGCGATCAGCGCGCTGTTTCCCCGCGCGGGCATCGGCTTCGCGGGCGTCGCGCTCGCCTTCGGGCTCACGGTGCTCGCGGGCGCCTACGCCTTCGGTCCGCTCTCCGGCGCGCACTTCAACCCGGCCGTCACCGTGGGGCTCGCGGTGGGCGGGCGCTTCGCCTGGCGCGAGGTGCCCGGCTACGTGGCGGCGCAGCTGCTGGGCGCGCTCGCGGCCTCCTTCGTCCTCGTGCTCATCCTGAAGGGGCAGCCGGGCGGCTACGACCCGGGCGTGCAGGGGCTCGCGGCCAACGGCTACGGCGCGCACTCGCCGGGCAACTACTCGCTGGGCGCGGGGCTGCTCGCGGAGGTGGTGCTCACCTTCCTCTTCGTCTCGGTCATCCTCGGCTGCACCTCCGCGCGTGGCGCCTCGGGCTTCGCGGGCATCCCCATCGGGCTCTGCCTCACGCTGGTGCACCTGGTGGGCATCCCGGTGACGAACGTGTCGGTGAACCCGGCGCGCAGCACCGGCCCCGCGGTGTTCGTGGGCGGCTGGGCGCTGCAGCAGCTGTGGATGTTCTGGGTCGCGCCGCTCGCCGGCGCGGTGCTCGCCGGCGCGCTCGCGGTGTGGCTGCACGCCGAGCGCCCGCAGAAGGTGGTCACGCGCGCCGAGACCCAGGTGCCGCTGCCCGAGCCCACGCGCGCGCCGGCGTGA
- a CDS encoding DUF1254 domain-containing protein, which translates to MALQPVTLEGRVPVAVTPDNFVRAETDMYFAGVVANGGFGKFDHTRDPAPLDKQTVIRLNRDTLYSAAVFDLDAGPVTIGLPDAGERFMSLQVIDEDQYTFAVHYQPGAYTLTREAVGTRYVVAAVRTLVDPGDPQDVRQVHALQDALTVRQPAVGTFEVPQWDRGSQKKVREALLVLASTLPDTQRMYGRRDEVDPVRFLIGAAQGWGANPPREALYLNVFPPQNDGRTVYRLTVREVPIDGFWSISVYNAEGYFEPNALDAYSLNSVTAKRDPDGAVTVRFGGCAGDVANCLPIMPGWNYMVRLYRPRPELLEGRWHFPEAQPVG; encoded by the coding sequence ATGGCACTTCAACCCGTGACGCTCGAGGGCCGTGTGCCGGTGGCGGTGACGCCGGACAACTTCGTGCGCGCCGAGACGGACATGTACTTCGCGGGCGTCGTCGCCAACGGCGGCTTCGGGAAGTTCGACCACACGCGCGACCCGGCGCCGCTCGACAAGCAGACGGTCATCCGCCTCAACCGCGACACGCTCTACTCGGCGGCCGTCTTCGACCTGGACGCGGGCCCCGTGACGATCGGCCTGCCGGATGCCGGCGAGCGCTTCATGTCCCTGCAGGTGATCGACGAGGACCAGTACACCTTCGCCGTCCACTACCAGCCCGGCGCGTACACGCTCACGCGCGAGGCGGTCGGGACGCGCTACGTCGTGGCCGCGGTGCGCACGCTCGTCGATCCGGGCGACCCCCAGGACGTGCGGCAGGTGCACGCCCTGCAGGACGCCCTCACCGTGCGGCAGCCCGCGGTCGGCACCTTCGAGGTGCCGCAGTGGGACCGGGGTAGCCAGAAGAAGGTGCGCGAGGCGCTCCTCGTGCTCGCCTCCACCCTCCCCGACACCCAGCGCATGTACGGCCGCAGGGACGAGGTGGATCCGGTGCGCTTCCTCATCGGCGCGGCCCAGGGCTGGGGCGCCAATCCACCGCGCGAGGCGCTCTACCTCAATGTCTTCCCGCCGCAGAACGACGGCAGGACGGTGTACCGGCTCACCGTCCGAGAGGTCCCGATCGATGGCTTCTGGTCCATCAGCGTCTACAACGCGGAGGGCTACTTCGAGCCGAACGCGCTCGACGCGTACTCGCTCAACAGCGTCACCGCGAAGCGGGACCCGGATGGCGCGGTCACCGTCCGGTTCGGAGGCTGCGCGGGCGACGTCGCCAACTGCCTGCCCATCATGCCGGGCTGGAACTACATGGTCCGCCTCTACCGCCCCCGGCCCGAGCTCCTCGAGGGGCGCTGGCACTTCCCCGAGGCGCAGCCGGTGGGCTGA